From Monomorium pharaonis isolate MP-MQ-018 chromosome 9, ASM1337386v2, whole genome shotgun sequence, the proteins below share one genomic window:
- the LOC114255229 gene encoding uncharacterized protein LOC114255229, with protein MHNITASAAASISLFAVVVHDGPRARMRVCVRTRIVEAASVLFSMRPVVNQESVTVSAEAAFLIAGGGREIFYTKHHKTLSGERLSRGTNGLAENLARKFAPAERVKFRRCDRREYSWLLRTAGLCSFGECATDIASIATTVTAVHVVDRFSHGAIAEEKLVSVTDIHTGFALGIIAKEVILSPKKIDGGYFTASRHSRREGRRREGERMTELEARA; from the exons ATGCATAATATTACTGCGTCCGCCGCTGCATCCATATCATTGTTCGCGGTCGTGGTGCATGACGGGCCGCGTGCTCGTATGCGTGTATGCGTGCGTACACGAATCGTCGAGGCCGCCTCTGTGCTATTCTCCATGCGGCCAGTCGTTAACCAGGAGTCTGTTACCGTTTCGGCCGAAGCAGCGTTCTTGATCGcgggaggagggagagaaattttttatac GAAGCATCACAAAACGTTATCGGGCGAGCGGTTGTCTCGCGGGACAAATGGCCTCGCGGAAAATCTCGCGAGAAAATTTGCGCCGGCAGAGCGAGTGAAATTCCGGCGATGCGATCGACGAGAATATTCCTGGCTCCTTCGTACGGCGGGGCTATGTTCCTTTGGTGAATGCGCGACAGATATCGCGTCGATAGCGACGACGGTGACGGCGGTACACGTCGTCGATCGATTCTCTCACGGGGCGATAGCTGAAGAGAAGCTAGTCTCGGTAACGGATATACATACCGGGTTCGCTCTCGGCATAATAGCGAAAGAGGTAATTTTAAGCCCGAAGAAAATAGACGGGGGATATTTTACTGCGTCGCGTCATAGTAGACGCGAGGGTagaagaagagaaggagagaggatGACCGAGTTAGAAGCGAGAGCGTAG